One window from the genome of Synechococcus sp. PROS-7-1 encodes:
- a CDS encoding Nif11-like leader peptide family natural product precursor produces MSEEQLKAFLEAVKADAGLQEKLKAAGDADAVVTIAKAAGFVISAEELKKSQAEISEEELEGVAGGGSECGCLGTSMCLNPACVGTQAA; encoded by the coding sequence ATGTCAGAAGAGCAACTCAAAGCCTTCCTGGAAGCCGTCAAGGCTGATGCAGGTCTTCAGGAGAAGTTGAAGGCGGCAGGTGATGCCGATGCCGTCGTAACGATTGCCAAGGCTGCAGGCTTTGTGATTTCAGCTGAGGAGCTAAAGAAATCTCAGGCAGAGATTTCAGAAGAGGAGCTTGAAGGCGTGGCTGGTGGTGGGAGTGAATGTGGGTGTTTGGGAACCAGTATGTGTTTGAACCCTGCTTGTGTTGGAACCCAGGCAGCCTAA